One part of the Ziziphus jujuba cultivar Dongzao chromosome 2, ASM3175591v1 genome encodes these proteins:
- the LOC107405728 gene encoding leucine-rich repeat receptor protein kinase EMS1: protein MFWYRKSLLFSLLCLFVCSTMVLSQLSSTQNDTMVSLYESLKGSSVPWDINKQPNPCSWKGISCNSTSSSITGISVSEFSLSSSDFLPIVCKLDSLQMLDVSNNRFASIPVEFIRDCGKIDGLKRLDFSKNRLVGKLPKFDGFVGLEFLDLSYNSLSGNISLELEGLVGLKRLNLSFNDFTGSLPTQLGNSKVLEELQVSMNRFDGIIPEGIIDYRNVRLLVLSQNNLAGSIPDKIGELSKLEVLILSSNKLTGEIPKSLSNITTLLRFAADQNQFFGLIPSDITKFLKILDLSYNLLDGSIPSDILSPQNLQAVDLSNNRLKGSISTTNMSRSLISLRLGSNQLDGKIPASFEGLKNLMYLELDSNNFTESIPVELGSCQSLALLDLSQNGLTGALPGELGNLKSLQVLKLQSNRLTGEIPDEITQLLNLSTLDFSWNSLIGSIPPSISRLRKLTSINLQGNHLSGSVPDSLANMTTLMELQLGKNQLSGYIPKMPPNLQIALNLSSNLFKGPIPKNLDELSWLEVLDLSNNNFSGEIPEFLTRLKSLTRLILTNNSLSGVIPNFASFVNLETSGNKITKSNTSPASEDEEGSLVEVNMKVFMGAFLFFFFYFIFWFVFLGSKRRNLYLRGKNSRFFRI from the coding sequence ATGTTCTGGTATAGGAAAAGTTTGCTCTTTTCTTTACTATGCTTATTCGTTTGCTCAACCATGGTGCTTTCTCAACTATCTTCAACCCAAAATGACACCATGGTTAGCTTGTATGAGAGTCTGAAAGGCAGTAGTGTTCCATGGGATATTAACAAACAGCCAAACCCCTGTTCATGGAAGGGAATCAGCTGTAACTCCACTAGTTCTTCCATTACTGGTATTTCTGTGTCTGAATTTTCACTCTCTTCCTCTGATTTTCTGCCTATTGTCTgcaagcttgattctttacagaTGCTTGATGTATCAAACAACCGTTTCGCCTCAATTCCGGTGGAGTTTATCAGAGATTGTGGGAAGATTGATGGGTTGAAACGGCTGGATTTTAGCAAGAACAGGTTGGTTGGTAAGTTGCCTAAATTTGATGGTTTCGTTGGATTGGAGTTTTTGGACTTGTCTTATAATTCCTTGAGTGGAAACATTAGTTTAGAGTTAGAAGGATTGGTTGGACTCAAAAGATTGAATCTTAGTTTTAACGACTTCACTGGGTCTCTTCCCACTCAGCTTGGAAATTCCAAGGTGTTGGAGGAACTTCAGGTCTCTATGAATCGTTTCGATGGTATAATTCCTGAAGGAATTATAGATTATCGAAATGTGAGACTGCTTGTTCTTAGCCAAAATAACCTTGCCGGTTCTATTCCTGATAAAATAGGCGAGCTATCCAAGTTGGAGGTTTTGATTCTCTCCTCTAATAAGCTAACTGGAGAAATTCCTAAAAGCCTTTCCAATATCACCACCCTTTTGCGATTTGCAGCTGATCAAAACCAGTTTTTTGGTTTGATTCCCAGTGACATAACcaaatttctcaaaattttaGACCTTAGCTATAATTTGTTAGATGGTTCAATTCCATCAGACATTTTGTCACCACAAAATTTGCAGGCTGTAGATTTGTCAAATAATCGGTTAAAAGGATCCATATCTACTACAAACATGTCTCGTAGTTTAATCAGTTTACGCCTGGGAAGCAATCAACTTGATGGGAAGATCCCTGCATCATTTGAAGGACTTAAGAATTTGATGTACTTGGAGCTGGATAGCAACAACTTCACTGAATCCATTCCTGTTGAATTGGGTTCATGCCAGAGCTTGGCACTGTTGGATTTGTCTCAGAATGGTCTGACAGGGGCATTGCCAGGGGAGTTGGGCAATCTTAAAAGCCTTCAAGTCTTAAAGCTTCAGTCCAATCGTCTGACTGGTGAAATCCCAGATGAGATTACCCAGCTACTTAATTTATCAACACTTGATTTTAGCTGGAATTCTCTGATTGGTTCAATTCCTCCTTCCATTTCAAGATTGCGGAAACTTACTAGCATTAACTTACAGGGTAACCATCTAAGTGGTTCCGTACCTGATTCTCTTGCCAACATGACTACACTTATGGAACTCCAACTTGGGAAAAACCAATTGAGTGGGTACATTCCAAAGATGCCACCAAATTTGCAGATTGCTTTGAATCTTAGCAGCAACCTCTTTAAAGGACCTATTCCAAAAAATCTTGACGAACTCTCTTGGTTAGAAGTGTTGGATCTCTCAAATAACAACTTCTCAGGTGAGATTCCAGAATTTCTTACTCGATTGAAATCCTTGACACGGTTGATACTTACCAACAATAGCCTTTCTGGAGTTATTCCCAACTTTGCTTCATTTGTCAACCTTGAAACCAGTGGAAACAAGATTACCAAATCAAACACTTCCCCTGCTTCAGAGGACGAGGAGGGTTCACTTGTGGAAGTAAATATGAAAGTTTTTATGggagcttttttatttttcttcttttatttcattttctggTTTGTTTTTCTGGGATCAAAGAGAAGAAACTTGTATTTACGAGGAAAAAATTCCAGATTCTTCAGAATCTAG